CGCGGTGACGCTGGCGGTCGGCATCCTGACGACAGTCTTCACGGCCTTCACGCTGACGCGCTCGATCGTCGCCGGCTGGCTGAAAGGCCGCCATCCCCGGCATCTGCCGAAGAGCGTTCTGACCGATCTCTTCGAACACGCCAATATCCGTTTCATGGGAATCCGCCGTTATGTCTTTACGGCGTCAGCGGTCATCTCGCTGATTGCCATGGCCGCCTTTGCTACCGCCGGCCTGCGTCTCGGCATCGATTTCACCGGTGGCTCGCTCATCGAGGCGACGGCGAAGCAGGGCAATGCCGACCTCGCCGATCTTCAATCACGCCTCAACGATCTCAATCTAGGCGAGGTGCGTGTGGAGCGCACGGGCGGGCCGTCGAATGCGCGGATCAGCATCGCGTCCCAAGGCGGCGGCGAAAATGCCGAACAATCCGCGGCGACGCTGGTGCGCGGCGAGCTCCAGGAGGATTATGACTTTCGCCGCGTCGAGGTCGTCGGCCCCGCCATCTCCGGCGAATTGACGATGATGGCGACGCTCGGCGTGCTTGCAGCGCTTGCGGCGATCCTCATCTACATCTGGATCCGCTTCGAATGGCAGTTTGCGGTCGGCGCCATAGTCGCAACGCTGCACGATGTCATCATCATGCTCGGTCTCTTCGTCCTTACCGGCATAGAATTCAACCTGACGAGCATTGCCGCGGTGCTGACCATCGTCGGTTACTCCCTGAACGACACGGTCGTGGTCTATGACCGAATGCGCGAGAATCTGAAGCGATACAGGAAGATGCCGCTGCCGATCCTGATCGATGCTTCGATCAATCAGACGCTGTCGCGCACCATTCTGACCGCCGCGACGACGCTGCTCGCCTTGCTCGCGCTCTATCTTTTCGGGGGCGATGTCATCCGCTCCTTCACCTTTATGATGCTCTTCGGCGTCGCTCTCGGCACCTTCTCTTCAATCTATATCGCCGCTCCCGTGTTGATCGTCTTTCGGCTACGCCCGGAGGCTCCCGACGGGGAAGAGAGCAACAAGACGGATGTTGGTGTAAAATCCGGCACGGTGGTTTGAAAACATGGCAAAAGGCATAGAAATCCGCGCCGCGCATTTCCCCGGGCGCGCGCCGATCGATAGCTACGGCAATGGCGGGTTCCGCTTTGCCGATATGTCTCATCGCGGCTCGATCCTTTGTCTTCCCTCCGGCATTCACGGTTGGGACATGGATATGTCGAAACCGCTGTCGCCTGAAAATTTTCGGCGTGTGCTCGATGAGGCTGACGAGATCGAGGTTCTGCTTGTCGGCACCGGAACCGAGCTTCGCCGTCTGCCCGAGGAATTGAAACTGGCGCTGAAATCGCGTGGCATCTCCTCCGATCCGATGAGCACCGGCGCGGCGGTACGCACCTTCAATATCATGCTCGCCGAGCAGCGCGCCGTCGCTGCGGCATTGATCGCGGTCTGACGATGGCTGAAGCCAATAGTGCGACGAACCAGGAGATCTGCCTGGCGATGCTCCGTGACAGCGACCGCGACCGTTATCTTGCCTGTCTTTTGTCGCCGGAGGAAAAGCGCGGCGCGCTTGCAGCTCTCTATGCCTTCAATGCCGAGCTTGCCCGCATCCGTGATCTCGTGCACGAGACTTTGCCCGGCGAGGTGCGGCTGCAATATTGGCGGGATCTGCTGGAAGGCAGCGCACACGGGTCGACGGCAGCCAATCCCGTCGCCGCCGCACTTCTGGCGGCGATCGAAACCCATCGCCTTCCGCGCAAGACGCTGATCGACATGATCGAGGCCCGCACCTTCGATCTCTATGATGATCCGATGGAAACGCGTCTTTCACTCGAAGGTTATGCCGGCGAGACGGCATCAGCCCTCATTCAGCTTGCAAGCCTCGTGCTGTCGCCTGAGGAGGCCGCACGATCGGCGAATGCTGCCGGCCACGCCGGCGTCGCCCAGGCTGTCGCTGGCCTGTTGCTGCTGATGCCGCTGCATCGCCGCCGTGGTCAGGTCTATATTCCGCTGCAGATCCTTTTCGCCACCGGGCTCGACCGCGATTCCTTCCTTGCCGGCGAAGACAGGCCACGCATCGCAGCCGCCATCGAGGCCTTCGCCGGCCTCGGTCGCGAGCATCTGGTAAAGGCGCGGGCGGCGGGGCCGATTGCGCCGGCGGTCTTTCCGGCCTTTCTGCCGGCGACCCTTGCCGAACCGGTACTCGTCAACGCGCAGAAACGCGGCGCTTTGATATTTGACCGGCCGCTGCAGTCGCCGCAATGGCGCCGCCAGTTGCAGATGGGGCTGGCCGCGGCGCGCCGCAAAATCTGACATCGGGTCAAATTCGCGCAAGTCTCGCGCGTTAGAAGGCTTGAACCGCTACCCCATTGAACGGAGACTCGGCGTGGGCATTATCGTCTGGTGCGTTCTTTTCACCATCGTTATCTTCTTTGCTTTTGTGGCAACGCGCATGGCTGCGCAAAACAAGGAAGACGGCCTGCACGATACAGGCCTCGCCATCATCGAGTTCGGCCGCGCTTTTCCGACCGAGGCGATCCGCCAGTTGCAGGCAACGGAAAACGGCCAGGCCATCTTCGTGCGTCTGCACGACAACAAAGCGGGCTTCATGCGCAATATGTCACGCCACTTCGCCTGCCATCTGATCGAGCCAGGCCGCGTGCGCGTCGTCAGCTCGCAAACGGGCAGGGGCCTGGTGATCGACTTCCTCGATGCACCCCATCACAACGGCGATTTCGAATTTGCTTCCGCTAAAGAATCCTCGGAAGTGGCGCTCTGGCTGCTCGGCAACTATATCGCCGAGCCGGATAAGGACCTGCCGCCGAGCCATATCTCGGCGGCGAACAAGCAGTAGAAGTGCTTTAGCCGAGCCAGGCGGCGCAGTCTGCAAGCGCGCGGCGTGCGATCAACTGCCGTTTCATGATCGTCTTGTCCTTGCCGCGGAAACGTTTGACGCCCTCGGGCTTGACGATCGAACCCGGCTGGAGCTCCGGAAACAGCCCGAAATTGATGTTCATCGGCTGGAATGATCGTTTACCCGGCTCCTCGTCGGTGACGATATGCCCACCGGTGATATGACCGAGCAGCGAGCCCAGCGCCGTCGTCGCCGGCGGCAGCGAGATCGCCTCGCCTTTGCGTTCGGCGGCGGCGAAACGGCCGGCCATCAGCCCGACGCTGGCGCTTTCCACATAACCTTCGCAGCCGGTGATCTGGCCGGCGAAACGCAGGCCGGGCCGCGATTTCAGCGTCAGCGACGGGTCGAGCAGGGTGGGGGAATTGATATAGGTGTTCCGGTGAAGACCGCCGAGACGGGCAAATTCCGCATTTTCCAGGCCGGGGATCATCCGAAAAATTTCCGCTTGCGCGCCATATTTCAGCTTCGTCTGGAAGCCGACCATGTTGTAAAGCGTGCCGAGCGCATTGTCCTGCCGCAGCTGCACGACGGCATAGGCCTTGACCGTCGGGTTATGCGCGTTCGTCAGCCCCATCGGCTTCATTGGCCCGTGGCGCAGGGTCTCGCGGCCGCGTTCGGCCATCACCTCGATCGGCAGGCAACCGTCGAAATAAGGCGTGCCTTCCCATTCTTTGAAACCGACCGTGTCGCCTGATATCAGCGCGTCGACGAAGGCATTGTACTGCGCCTCGTCCATCGGGCAATTGATGTAATCCTTGCCGGTGCCGCCGGGGCCGACCTTGTCGTAGCGCGACTGATACCAGCAAATATCCATGTCGATGCTCTCGCGGTACATGATCGGCGCGATGGCGTCGAAGAAGGCGAGCGAATCCTTGCCGGTTTCTGCCTGGATGGCGCTTGCGAGTGACGGCGCCGTCAGCGGCCCGGTGGCGACGATGGCAAGATCCCAGTCCCTTGGCGGCAGGCCGGTGACCTCTTCCCGCACGACCGTGATCAGCGGGTGGTCATGGATCGCCCTCGTCACCGCCTCGGAGAAGCCATCGCGATCGACGGCGAGCGCGCCACCTGCCGGAACCTGGTGCCGATCGGCAGTGGCCATGATCAGTGAGCCCGCCATGCGCATCTCGGAATGGATGACGCCGACGGCATTGCTGGTCGCATCGTCGGAGCGGAAGGAATTGGAGCAGACGAGTTCGGCAAGGCCGTCGGTTTTATGCGCATCCGTGCCGCGCACCCCGCGCATTTCATGCAGGATGACGGGGATGCCGGAGCTGGCGATCTGCCAGGCGGCTTCCGAACCGGCAAGCCCGCCGCCGACGACATGGATGGGGGAATAGGAGGAGATCGTGTTCATTCCGGGCTGATATCATGTCGGCAGGTGCGATCCAACACCCCGGAATCAAAAACGGCGCCCTGGGGCGCCGTCTTGGGAGCATCACGCTCGCTATTAGCGGCCGTTATTAACGGCCGGCTATTAGCGGAACGAGCGGGATGCGATATTGCGGATGTCGTAGCGGCTGACGCCGATATCGGACAGGGTCTGGTTCGAAAGGCCGCCGAGTTCATTGAGCGTACGGCGGTAGCTGAGCCAGCTTCTTGCAATGCGGATCGGGTTCATTGTCTTTTTCCTCTAACATATGTCCGCTGGATGGCGGGATCGCCTATCTCTCTGCGGTTGATGTTTATATAGGCGAGAACCGTCCTATTGTGCAGTGCAAATAAAAGGCGTCTGCCATGCAATTGTGCAGTGTGATGCTCGTCAATTAGGCGGTGGATATTTTTTGTGCGGGCTAACGAAAGCGGCAAAACAATGCAACCGCCGCAGCAGCCGCATGCAGACAAACGAAAACGCCCGCTGTGGGTACAGCGGGCGTTTCAATCAGAACGATCCTGCTTGGGAGGAGCAGCGGATCGCCTGGATTAGCGGGAAGAAGCCTCACGGGCAACGCGATTAATGTCCGAACGGTCGATGCCGAGATCGTGCAATTCGCGGTTGGTCATGCGGCCAAGTTCCGTGATCGTCTGACGATACTTGCGCCAGTTATTGAAAGAGCGAGAGAAGTTCATGTTAAGCCCCTTTCTGAGGGTTTCATCTGCCAGCAGCCGCCGATCGGCGCTGACCTCTATTTGATGACCAGAATATATGTTGCGGCGCGAAAGACTAAAACAGCCAAGTTTTCAGATCACCTATGCGATGCATGCAATGCTCTAGGGGTGTTTGACGCAGATTTTCCGTTTTTTGGTCAACGAATAGGCAGAATGGCTTTCAGGAAAGCAATCCCGTTTGGAGGACCGAACCGGTGCCATTGCTCAAAAACGCCGCTGCTTCCGGCGGTTCCGCCCATATATCCGCTATAAGAACGCATTCCGCCGCCGGATCGAAGTTGCCCATCTGTCCGCAGCGTTGCCGGTGCGGTGTGACGGCAATGCGGCAGGCCGGCGCCAAACGGCGGAAATCCTCGGACCGCCAATGCTTTAATTCAGTTTTTGCCGAACAAAAACGCCCGCCGGGGGAGGATCCGGCGGGCGCGTTATGGTGACCGGCAACTGGGAGGAGGAGTGTTGCCAGCCTATCGCAGCGCGCTGGGAGGAGGAGTGCGCGGCTGCGAATATCGTCACGGACCAAGAGATCCGCGGGCGTCCGGCTGAAGCCGGGCCGGGGCGCCATCCCCGTGCTTCTATGGTTCGATAAATAGTATGACTAATGATTATTTTGCAGTGCAATAAACTCATGAGTGATATGCGATCGGCGCATACCTCTCCGTCCATATGCTGATATTAGCGCTTCTGAGGTTAGCGGCCGGTTAATGCTCGGTACAAGTTAGACCAATGAGGAAGTTGTATATTTGCGCAAGAGCGTTTGCGAACACCCGTGCTGCGTCTATAACGGCGTGAGCCGTAGCGCCGCAGCGGCGTTGCGGAAATGAGGGGTGGAGCATGTATCGCGGCAGATTGGAGCGGGATCTCTCACTCTGGGTAGGCAAGGGCCTGCTGGGGCAGGAAACGGCAGGCGCGCTTCTCGCCGAATATGACAGCCGCCCGGCAAGCTTCAGCCTCGGGCGGGTGCTGATGGCGCTGGCGGCGGTACTGCTTGCAGCCGCCATCCTGCTGGTCGTCGCCTCCAACTGGGAGGCTATTCCGCGCCTCGTCCGCGTCGGCGTCATCCTTGCCCTGATCTGGGTGGTGCATATTGCCGCCGCTCGGATGCTCGCCCGCGGTGCGACAGCGGCGGCAAGCGGCTTGCTGATCATCGGCGCGATGAGTTTCGGCGGCGCCATCTCGCTGGTCGGGCAGATGTATCATCTCTCCGGCGATGAGCAGACGGTGATGTATCTCTGGTTCGCGATTGCGACGATTTCCGCGATCCTGTTCCGTTCGGGCGCAGTGGCCGTCGTCGCCGGCTTCCTCTCCTGGGCGTCTTTCGCCGTCTATCTCGAGAATCACGACACACATTGGATAGGACTCGATCCCTGGATGGCGCCGGTTATGGCGGTGATCATTATCGGGCTGGTGCGGTATACCGGCGCCGAGCGGGCCCGCCATCTGGCCTATCTGCTTTTGATCGGTTGGCTTGCCTGGCTCTATACGCTTTATGAGGAAATCGCCGTGGCGCTCGCCTTCGCGATCGGCGGCATGGCGGCCTTCGTCCTGACGGCATTGCCGCTCCCGCGGATTACCTCCCTGCTCAGGAGCGCCGGTGCGGCCCCGGCCTTCTACAGCTTCCTTGTCGCTGCGATCGGCTTGCTGCTGCTGCATTTCGAAATCGAGGACGGCTGGCGGCTGGTGGTGCTCGGCCTGGCGACGCTTGCCGCTTCAGTGCTGGCGATTGCCCTGCATGGCAGGGACAACGGTGCGGTGCGTTATCTCGCCTACACCACGTTTGCCGCCGAAATGCTTTATCTCGCTTCCGTCACGGTCGGCTCGATCCTCGGCACGTCGAGCCTCTTCCTGTTCTCCGGTCTCGTGGTCGCACTGGTTGCCTGGATCGTCATCCGTCTCGAGCGGCGTTTTTCGGCGAATGCACAGGGGGAGCGCGTATGAGCTCGTTCATGGCAAGGCTGCAATCCGGAAAGGGCTATCTGCTTTCGGCGATCGTCGTCGCCGGCCTGCAGACCCTTATCCTCGGCACGATCATCCAGAGCCGGGCGTCAATCCTCGCCGATGGCGCCGAGGTGCTGCTGAAAACGGCGCCGGTCGATCCGCGCGATTTCCTGCGCGGCGACTATGTCGTCTTGAACTACGACATTTCCTCGGTGCCGGTGCAGACGGTTTCCGGCGGTATTCCGGTCGAGCCCGGCGAGCGGACTTTATGGGTCCGGTTGAAGAAGCAGGAGGATGGTTTCTGGACGGTGACCGAATCGTCCTTTCACGGACTGCCACCGCTACCGGAGACGGTGATTCTGCGCAGCCAGCCATTCTACAGTGGCGGACTGGCCGCGGCCGACAGCATCCGCGTCGAATACGGTATCGAGCGCTACTACGTTCCCGAAGGCGAGGGCAAGCCGATCGAGGAGGTTCGCACTGACGGCAATGTCGCAATCGCGGTGCGCGTTTCGCCAGCGGGAGGCGCACAAATCCGCAGTCTTCTCGTTGACGGCAAGCCGGTTTACGACGAGCCGCTTTACTGATCCGGCGGCAGTTCGGAAGAAGACGGCTTCCGGGCGGGAAATCCCTGTCATTTGCCGTTCATTTTTCCTTTGCCTCGACCAAATCGGGTGATATAGAGACGCCGCGCTCCGGAAGGCCTCATGTGCAGGCATAAGCATGCGGTTTTGTGAACGCGGGTATGGTGAAATTGGTAGACACGCCAGATTTAGGTTCTGGTGCCGCAAGGCGTGGGAGTTCAAGTCTCTCTACCCGCACCAAGCTGTTTGCAGGCGGGAGACTAAAATCGGTTGCCGCAGGGCAGCCGAGAGTTATCCCGAATAGCCCGCGAGTGCCGTTCCCCCTTGGGCGGAATGATACAGGAATTGGGAAAAGCCACGCGCGGCACTCGGCCGGCGTCGTGCTCATTGAAACGAACGGCGTCTGGGCACGGCCGCCACGAAATGAAGGTAGGAAGACATGCAGGTTATCGAAACGCTCGCTGAAGGGCTGAAGCGCGAAATCAAGGTCGTTATCCCGGCCAAGGACATGCAAGACAAGATGAATGAGCGTCTTGCCGATGTGAAGGACAAGGTTCGCATCAACGGCTTCCGTCCGGGCAAGGTACCCGCTGCTCACCTGAAGAAGGTCTACGGCAAGTCGATCATGGCCGACCTCGTCAACGAGATCGTCCGCGAGCAGCCGTCCGCCATCCTGTCCAGCCGCGGCGAAAAATCGGCCACGCAGCCGGAAATCGCCATGACCGAAGACAAGGATGAAGCTGACAAGATCCTCGCCGCCGAGCAGGATTTCGAATTCACGCTCTCCTATGAAGTGCTGCCGCCGATCGAACTGAAGTCGGTCAAGGGCATCAAGGTCACACGCGAAGTCATCGACATCTCGGACGACGAAGTCAACGAGCAGGTCCTGAAGGTCGCCGAAAGCGCTCGCGCCTACGAGACCAAGACCGGCAAGGCCGCGAACGGCGACCGCATCACCATGGACTACGTCGGCAAGGTCGACGGCGAAGCCTTCGAAGGCGGCACCGACCAGGGCGCCGAACTGGTGCTCGGCTCCGGCCGCTTCATTCCTGGCTTCGAAGACCAGCTCGTCGGCGCCAAGGCTGGCGACGAGAAGACCATCACCGTGACCTTCCCGGCTGACTATCCGGCCAAGAACCTCGCCGGCAAGGAAGCGACCTTCGACGTATCGGTCAAGGATGTTGCAGCACCTGCCGCTGTCGAGATCAACGACGAACTCGCCTCGAAGCTCGGCATCGAATCCGCCGACCGCCTGAAGGAAATCGTTCGCGGCCAGATCGAATCGCAGTACGGCTCGCTGACCCGCCAGAAGCTGAAGCGCCAGATCCTCGACCAGCTCGACGAGATGTACAAGTTCGAGACCCCGAACTCGCTCGTCGATGCCGAATACAACGGCATCTGGAGCCAGGTGAACAACGACCTCGCCCAGTCCGGCAAGACCTTCGAGGACGAAGACACGACCGAAGAGAAGGCACGTGAGGAATACAAGACGCTCGCCGAGCGTCGTGTCCGCCTCGGCCTCGTTCTCTCCGAAATCGGCGAAAAGGCCGGCGTCGAAGTCAGCGAAGACGAAATGCAGCGTGCGATCTACGAACAGCTGCGCCAGTATCCGGGCCAGGAAAAGCAGATCCTCGAATTCTTCCGCAGCCAGCCGGGTGCCGCCGCGTCGATCCGCGCGCCGATCTTCGAAGAGAAGGTCATCGATCACCTGCTGACCGAAATCGACGTCACCGACAAGAAGGTGACCAAGGAAGAGCTGCTCGCCGAGGAAGAAGGCGAGGCTAAGACTGAGACCAAAAAGGCCGCCCCGAAGAAGAAGGCTGCCGCCAAGGCCGAAGCTGCCGACGCCGGCGAAGGCGAGGAAGCCGCTCCGAAGAAGAAGGCTGCTCCGAAGAAGAAGGCGGCTGACGAAAGCGCCGAATAATCGCTTTTCAGTTCTGAAGTCTGCAAGGCCTCGCCATCGTGCGGGGCCTTTTTCTATTATCCGGGGCCGTTCAGTCTCGAGGGTCTCCCACTATCGAGTTGTATTCCCGGCAACAGATAGTTGCGTTAAAGTATAATTCGATGCAGATTTCGCTGACGGTGGGAGGACCGGAAAATGACCGCAAAACATGACATGAAGAAATGCGTGGAAGAAATCTACGCTGTGCGCGACCGCGGCGATATCGAGGGCACGCTGGCGCTGATCGGCGAGGATTGCACCTTCCGGATGGCCGGCAATACACGGTTGGCGCCTTTTTCAACTGAATCCGGCGGGCATGCCTTTCGCCAAGTGATAGAGCAACTCATCACTGTGTGGGATCTATCCAATATCAAGACAGTCGGCATCTATGTGGACGAGGACGAGCATATGGTCTTCGCCCATCGCGAGGGTGAGGTCAGGCACATCCCATCGGGTGCGAGCTTCTATACGGAATTCGTCGACAAGATCCATTTCAGGGACGGGAAACCGGTCAAGATCGTCGAATTCGTCGACACACTGCAAGTGGCCGAGACAAGTCAGATAATCCAGGTCGCTTAGCGTAACGGAAGTCGGAGCTCCAGGCTTCGACTCCGTTGTCGTCAATGATTCCGGCTGACAGCGTATGAGCCGCCGCTGCAAGAGATGCCGGTCAATGCGCGGCAGATCGGCCGTGGGTCAGTTCCGCCACCTTGCGAATATGGTTGACCGCCGCGGTGCCGCCAGCGGTCTTGGTGAAGAGGCTGAGTGTCTCTTCCTCATCGTCGGCGACCGGCGTCAAGGCCTGATCCATATAGGTCTTCGACTTGGCATCCCGTGAGATCAGGAATGCCGAAATCGTCAGGCCGATGATCGTACCGGCAAGCGAAGCATGTTTTCGGAAGGTTTCCCAGGCAAAGCGCGGCCAGAACACCAGCGGATTTTCGCGCGGCAGGTCCGGGCGCCGCTCCGCCGGC
This Rhizobium sp. NZLR1 DNA region includes the following protein-coding sequences:
- a CDS encoding Mth938-like domain-containing protein, translated to MAKGIEIRAAHFPGRAPIDSYGNGGFRFADMSHRGSILCLPSGIHGWDMDMSKPLSPENFRRVLDEADEIEVLLVGTGTELRRLPEELKLALKSRGISSDPMSTGAAVRTFNIMLAEQRAVAAALIAV
- a CDS encoding phytoene/squalene synthase family protein, coding for MAEANSATNQEICLAMLRDSDRDRYLACLLSPEEKRGALAALYAFNAELARIRDLVHETLPGEVRLQYWRDLLEGSAHGSTAANPVAAALLAAIETHRLPRKTLIDMIEARTFDLYDDPMETRLSLEGYAGETASALIQLASLVLSPEEAARSANAAGHAGVAQAVAGLLLLMPLHRRRGQVYIPLQILFATGLDRDSFLAGEDRPRIAAAIEAFAGLGREHLVKARAAGPIAPAVFPAFLPATLAEPVLVNAQKRGALIFDRPLQSPQWRRQLQMGLAAARRKI
- the trmFO gene encoding methylenetetrahydrofolate--tRNA-(uracil(54)-C(5))-methyltransferase (FADH(2)-oxidizing) TrmFO, with protein sequence MNTISSYSPIHVVGGGLAGSEAAWQIASSGIPVILHEMRGVRGTDAHKTDGLAELVCSNSFRSDDATSNAVGVIHSEMRMAGSLIMATADRHQVPAGGALAVDRDGFSEAVTRAIHDHPLITVVREEVTGLPPRDWDLAIVATGPLTAPSLASAIQAETGKDSLAFFDAIAPIMYRESIDMDICWYQSRYDKVGPGGTGKDYINCPMDEAQYNAFVDALISGDTVGFKEWEGTPYFDGCLPIEVMAERGRETLRHGPMKPMGLTNAHNPTVKAYAVVQLRQDNALGTLYNMVGFQTKLKYGAQAEIFRMIPGLENAEFARLGGLHRNTYINSPTLLDPSLTLKSRPGLRFAGQITGCEGYVESASVGLMAGRFAAAERKGEAISLPPATTALGSLLGHITGGHIVTDEEPGKRSFQPMNINFGLFPELQPGSIVKPEGVKRFRGKDKTIMKRQLIARRALADCAAWLG
- a CDS encoding DUF1127 domain-containing protein, which codes for MNPIRIARSWLSYRRTLNELGGLSNQTLSDIGVSRYDIRNIASRSFR
- a CDS encoding DUF1127 domain-containing protein — its product is MNFSRSFNNWRKYRQTITELGRMTNRELHDLGIDRSDINRVAREASSR
- a CDS encoding DUF2157 domain-containing protein, whose translation is MYRGRLERDLSLWVGKGLLGQETAGALLAEYDSRPASFSLGRVLMALAAVLLAAAILLVVASNWEAIPRLVRVGVILALIWVVHIAAARMLARGATAAASGLLIIGAMSFGGAISLVGQMYHLSGDEQTVMYLWFAIATISAILFRSGAVAVVAGFLSWASFAVYLENHDTHWIGLDPWMAPVMAVIIIGLVRYTGAERARHLAYLLLIGWLAWLYTLYEEIAVALAFAIGGMAAFVLTALPLPRITSLLRSAGAAPAFYSFLVAAIGLLLLHFEIEDGWRLVVLGLATLAASVLAIALHGRDNGAVRYLAYTTFAAEMLYLASVTVGSILGTSSLFLFSGLVVALVAWIVIRLERRFSANAQGERV
- a CDS encoding GDYXXLXY domain-containing protein; the protein is MSSFMARLQSGKGYLLSAIVVAGLQTLILGTIIQSRASILADGAEVLLKTAPVDPRDFLRGDYVVLNYDISSVPVQTVSGGIPVEPGERTLWVRLKKQEDGFWTVTESSFHGLPPLPETVILRSQPFYSGGLAAADSIRVEYGIERYYVPEGEGKPIEEVRTDGNVAIAVRVSPAGGAQIRSLLVDGKPVYDEPLY
- the tig gene encoding trigger factor, whose protein sequence is MQVIETLAEGLKREIKVVIPAKDMQDKMNERLADVKDKVRINGFRPGKVPAAHLKKVYGKSIMADLVNEIVREQPSAILSSRGEKSATQPEIAMTEDKDEADKILAAEQDFEFTLSYEVLPPIELKSVKGIKVTREVIDISDDEVNEQVLKVAESARAYETKTGKAANGDRITMDYVGKVDGEAFEGGTDQGAELVLGSGRFIPGFEDQLVGAKAGDEKTITVTFPADYPAKNLAGKEATFDVSVKDVAAPAAVEINDELASKLGIESADRLKEIVRGQIESQYGSLTRQKLKRQILDQLDEMYKFETPNSLVDAEYNGIWSQVNNDLAQSGKTFEDEDTTEEKAREEYKTLAERRVRLGLVLSEIGEKAGVEVSEDEMQRAIYEQLRQYPGQEKQILEFFRSQPGAAASIRAPIFEEKVIDHLLTEIDVTDKKVTKEELLAEEEGEAKTETKKAAPKKKAAAKAEAADAGEGEEAAPKKKAAPKKKAADESAE
- a CDS encoding nuclear transport factor 2 family protein — encoded protein: MTAKHDMKKCVEEIYAVRDRGDIEGTLALIGEDCTFRMAGNTRLAPFSTESGGHAFRQVIEQLITVWDLSNIKTVGIYVDEDEHMVFAHREGEVRHIPSGASFYTEFVDKIHFRDGKPVKIVEFVDTLQVAETSQIIQVA